Proteins found in one Ovis aries strain OAR_USU_Benz2616 breed Rambouillet chromosome 19, ARS-UI_Ramb_v3.0, whole genome shotgun sequence genomic segment:
- the CEP15 gene encoding centrosomal protein 15 kDa: MTSLLTQEIHLSIRHEEILSQRLMLLQRMENKPEDQNKGRASQTQAAKAALQRNVSLLKDIEAAEKSLQTRIHPVLPPEVAALETLYWASVEEYIPKWEQFLLGRAPYPASSENGNEAEDTIPKRAQQ, from the exons ATGACATCTCTGCTCACTCAAGAAATTCACCTTTCTATAAGACATGAAGAAAt ACTATCACAAAGATTAATGTTACTTCAACGAATGGAGAATAAACCTGAAGATCAAAACAAGGGAAGGGCCTCTCAGACACAAGCAGCTAAGGCTGCTTTACAAAGGAATGTTAGTCTTTTAAAG GATATAGAAGCGGCAGAGAAGTCTCTACAGACCCGGATTCATCCAGTTCTACCACCTGAGGTGGCTGCTCTTGAG aCTCTTTACTGGGCATCAGTAGAAGAATATATTCCCAAATGGGAGCAGTTTCTTTTAGGAAGAGCGCCGTATCCTGCTAGTagtgaaaatggaaatgaagCAGAAGATACCATTCCAAAGAGGGCACAGCAATAG